The segment GCGCAGGTCGCCGTTCATGACCGGCTAAACCATGATGAGGCCGTGCCGCATCCCCTGCATGACGGCCTCGGTGCGGCTGCTTGCGCCGAGCTTGCCGAAAATGGACGACAGGTGGAACTTCACCGTGTTGTCCGATATGTCGAGCTGGCGCGCGATCTCCTTGTTGCCGAGCCCTTCGGCGAGCATCGTCAGCACTTCGATCTCGCGCGGGGTGAGCATTTCGACCAGCGCCGCGGATGCCATCTGGCGCGGCGCCTTGCGCTCCGCCATCAGCCGGGCGAGGATCTCCGGGGATAGCACGCAAAGGCCCGCGGCCACGGCTTCGATCGCGGCGCTGATCTCGCCGGGCGTCGCGCCGCGCGGCAGCAGCGCCGTGGCGCCGCCCGCCAGCGCGTCATGGATCCAGTCGCTGTCGGCCTCGTCCGTGAGCAGGACGAGCGCCGGCATCGCGGGATGGCGGTCCGCGCCCAGCGCCGGCAAGTCGCCGGCCTGCGGCTCCAGTTCGACCAGGACCACATCCGGCAATTCGCCGGCAAGGCGGTCTGCGAGCGCGGCAACGTCGGCCGCGCTTCCTGCGAAATCCAGCGTCGGCGTGGCATCGACAAGCGCCTGCAGGCTTGCGCGCGCTTGCGGCGACGCAGCGACGACGGCGACCCTGACGGGGCTCATCGGTATCATCCCGGCATTCGGCATGCGGGCCCTTGCACGATTCTCAGCAGCATGAATTCCGTTGCGGGCGTTCGCCCACCGTGACCGAGCACGCGCTGCGCTCGCCGCCCCGGATCAGCCCGATCTTCAACGACTGTCCGATGCGGTCGCCGCCAAGCGCGGCATGCATGTCGTCCATGTCGCGGCACGGCTGGCCGTCGAGTTCGATCAGCACGTCCCCGATCAGCACCCCGCCCTGCTCCGCGGGCCCGCCCGCAGCCAGCGACACCACCAGCAGCCCGCGCTCCGAAGCCAGATTCAGTTTCGTCGCCCACGCCTGCGGCAGGTTCACC is part of the Burkholderia ubonensis subsp. mesacidophila genome and harbors:
- a CDS encoding LuxR C-terminal-related transcriptional regulator; protein product: MSPVRVAVVAASPQARASLQALVDATPTLDFAGSAADVAALADRLAGELPDVVLVELEPQAGDLPALGADRHPAMPALVLLTDEADSDWIHDALAGGATALLPRGATPGEISAAIEAVAAGLCVLSPEILARLMAERKAPRQMASAALVEMLTPREIEVLTMLAEGLGNKEIARQLDISDNTVKFHLSSIFGKLGASSRTEAVMQGMRHGLIMV